In the Bradyrhizobium guangzhouense genome, one interval contains:
- a CDS encoding ABC transporter ATP-binding protein, with protein MARIDLVDLAHSYGGNDAPQETFALKPVTMTWRQGGAYALLGPSGCGKTTLLNVISGIITPSRGKILFDGEDITPLSTQKRNIAQVFQFPVIYDTMTVGENLAFPLKNRGVPKAEIGKRVAEIGRLLDLEPYLNRKATRLTADAKQKISLGRGLVRSDVAAVLFDEPLTVIDPELKWQLRSKLKALHRELDLTMIYVTHDQTEALTFADTVVVMHDGRVVQSGTPAELFDKPAHTFVGYFIGSPGMNILPAEVKGREARVDGHVIALNRSYDNLPAGAKIEIGVRPEFVDAVAPAPGLLGAKIERIDDLGRIRFARVRIGEARIAARTPAGFTSSDGNVGLKLDPAHVHVYADSLLVEGAA; from the coding sequence ATGGCCCGCATTGACCTCGTCGATCTCGCTCACTCCTACGGCGGCAATGACGCGCCGCAGGAAACCTTTGCGCTGAAGCCTGTCACCATGACCTGGCGCCAGGGCGGCGCCTATGCGCTGCTCGGTCCGTCCGGATGTGGCAAGACCACGCTGCTCAACGTGATCTCCGGCATCATCACGCCCTCGCGCGGGAAAATCCTGTTCGACGGCGAGGACATCACACCGCTGTCAACCCAGAAGCGCAACATCGCCCAGGTGTTCCAGTTTCCGGTGATCTACGACACCATGACGGTAGGGGAGAACCTGGCGTTCCCGCTGAAGAACCGCGGCGTGCCGAAGGCCGAGATCGGCAAGCGCGTCGCCGAGATCGGGCGTCTGCTCGACCTCGAGCCGTACCTGAATCGCAAGGCGACACGGCTCACCGCCGATGCCAAGCAGAAGATATCGCTCGGCCGCGGTCTCGTCCGCTCCGACGTCGCTGCCGTGCTGTTCGACGAGCCGCTCACGGTGATCGATCCTGAATTGAAGTGGCAGCTCCGCTCCAAGCTGAAGGCACTGCACCGCGAGCTCGATCTCACGATGATCTACGTCACCCACGACCAGACCGAGGCGCTGACCTTCGCCGACACCGTCGTCGTCATGCATGACGGTCGGGTGGTGCAGAGCGGCACGCCGGCCGAGCTGTTCGACAAGCCGGCCCACACCTTCGTCGGCTATTTCATCGGTTCGCCCGGCATGAACATCCTGCCGGCCGAAGTGAAGGGTCGCGAGGCCAGGGTCGATGGCCATGTCATTGCGCTCAACCGTAGCTACGACAACCTGCCCGCAGGCGCCAAGATCGAGATCGGCGTGCGTCCGGAATTCGTCGACGCGGTTGCGCCGGCGCCCGGTCTGCTCGGCGCAAAAATCGAGCGCATCGACGATCTCGGCCGCATCCGTTTCGCGCGCGTGCGCATCGGCGAGGCCAGGATCGCGGCGCGTACGCCGGCCGGCTTCACCAGCTCCGATGGCAATGTCGGGCTGAAGCTCGATCCGGCACACGTCCACGTTTATGCCGACAGCCTTCTGGTGGAAGGGGCCGCCTGA
- a CDS encoding ABC transporter ATP-binding protein, translating to MSVTLDHVTRTVDGIEHIRDVSLTLESGTLNVLLGPTLSGKTSIMRLLAGLDKPTAGKVLVNGKDVTGVDVRQRSVAMVYQQFINYPSLTVYENIASPLRVQGKPRQEIETRVAEAARLLRLEPFLKRTPLQLSGGQQQRTAMARALVKGADLVLLDEPLANLDYKLREELRAELPRIFEASGAIFVYATTEPTEALLLGGNTVCMWEGKALQIGETPGVYRRPQTLRVAQVFSDPPLNLVGIEKKNGSVQYAGGIAAPASGLYSSLADGAYRVGFRAHQLALANGETDRHAFHATVTVTEITGSESFVHLTRDGSNWVAVLHGVHEFEPGQTIDAVLDPNDVFVFDAADRLVAAPGPIAFSSEVPSGSREENASKKKA from the coding sequence ATGAGTGTGACACTCGATCACGTGACCCGTACCGTCGACGGTATCGAGCATATCCGCGACGTCTCGCTGACGCTCGAGAGCGGTACGCTCAACGTGCTGCTCGGGCCGACGCTGTCTGGCAAGACCTCGATCATGCGGCTGCTCGCCGGCCTCGACAAGCCGACCGCGGGCAAGGTGCTGGTCAATGGCAAGGACGTCACCGGTGTCGACGTGCGGCAGCGTTCGGTCGCAATGGTGTATCAGCAGTTCATCAACTATCCCTCATTGACGGTCTACGAGAACATTGCCTCGCCCTTGCGCGTGCAGGGCAAGCCGCGCCAGGAGATCGAGACGCGCGTGGCGGAAGCCGCCAGGCTGTTGCGACTCGAGCCGTTCCTGAAGCGAACGCCGCTCCAGCTATCCGGCGGCCAGCAGCAGCGCACCGCCATGGCGCGCGCGCTGGTGAAAGGCGCCGACCTCGTACTGCTCGACGAGCCCCTCGCCAATCTCGACTACAAGCTGCGTGAAGAGCTGCGCGCCGAGCTGCCGCGCATCTTCGAGGCATCAGGCGCGATCTTCGTCTATGCCACCACAGAGCCGACCGAGGCGCTGCTGCTCGGCGGCAACACGGTGTGCATGTGGGAAGGCAAGGCGCTCCAGATCGGCGAGACGCCCGGCGTCTACCGCCGTCCGCAGACGCTGCGCGTCGCGCAGGTGTTTTCCGATCCGCCGCTCAACCTCGTCGGCATCGAGAAGAAGAACGGTTCCGTGCAATATGCGGGAGGCATCGCCGCGCCGGCCTCCGGCCTCTATTCCTCGCTTGCCGACGGCGCCTATCGCGTCGGTTTTCGCGCCCACCAGCTTGCGCTCGCCAATGGCGAGACCGATCGCCACGCCTTCCACGCCACTGTCACGGTGACCGAGATCACCGGTTCGGAGAGTTTTGTGCATTTGACCCGCGACGGATCGAACTGGGTTGCGGTGCTGCACGGCGTACACGAGTTCGAGCCCGGCCAGACCATTGATGCCGTGCTCGATCCCAATGATGTGTTCGTCTTCGACGCGGCCGATCGCCTCGTCGCGGCGCCCGGTCCCATAGCGTTTTCAAGCGAAGTGCCTAGCGGTTCGCGTGAAGAAAACGCATCAAAGAAAAAAGCCTGA
- the glpD gene encoding glycerol-3-phosphate dehydrogenase — MRLLERIFDLAIIGGGVNGCGIARDAVGRGNTVFLCEMNDLASGTSSWSTKLVHGGLRYLEYYEFRLVREALIEREILWGIAPHIIRPLRFVLPHHAGLRPAWLLRLGLFLYDHIGGRHLLPATRSLDLRRDEVGKPLIPNRYSRAFEYSDCFVDDARLVVLNARDAADKGAEIRTRTRATDIKQSDGIWTVSMVDTLTGARSQIQARALVNAGGPWVEDVLGRGAGVNAKAKVRLVQGSHIVVKKLYDHDRAYMFQNADGRIIFVIPYQDDFTLIGTTDRDYDGDPSKVKATPEEIQYLCAAASEYLARPVTSDDVVWTYSGVRPLYDDGASEAKAATRDYVFELDTPGGSPLLSIYGGKITTYRRLAEEALERLAPYLRSAKAREGWTGKWPLPGGDMDVSAVDGLIAELQRGYPFLSHEHARRLARAYGTRAIKLLGDAKSAVDLGQAFGATLTEREVRYLMTNEWAVTAEDIVWRRSKLGLRLSADEVAALDDWIRTHFVSQSPLLEAGGRS, encoded by the coding sequence ATGCGTCTGTTGGAGCGTATTTTCGACCTCGCCATCATTGGAGGCGGTGTTAACGGTTGCGGTATCGCGCGTGACGCGGTCGGCCGCGGCAACACTGTATTCCTGTGCGAAATGAACGATTTGGCGAGCGGGACGTCGTCCTGGTCGACCAAGCTGGTGCATGGCGGCCTGCGCTATCTCGAATATTACGAGTTCCGGCTGGTTCGCGAGGCGCTGATCGAGCGCGAGATTCTCTGGGGTATTGCGCCCCATATCATCCGCCCGCTGCGTTTCGTTTTGCCGCATCACGCCGGCTTGCGCCCGGCCTGGCTGCTGCGCCTTGGCCTCTTCCTCTACGATCACATCGGCGGTCGTCATCTGCTGCCGGCAACGCGCTCGCTTGATCTCCGGCGCGACGAGGTCGGCAAGCCGCTGATCCCGAACCGCTACAGCCGCGCGTTTGAATATTCCGACTGCTTCGTCGACGACGCCCGGCTCGTCGTCCTCAATGCGCGCGACGCCGCCGACAAGGGCGCCGAGATCCGTACCCGCACCCGCGCGACTGACATCAAGCAGTCCGACGGCATCTGGACCGTCAGCATGGTCGACACGCTGACCGGTGCGCGTTCACAGATCCAGGCCCGCGCACTTGTCAATGCCGGTGGCCCCTGGGTCGAGGACGTGCTCGGCCGCGGTGCCGGCGTCAACGCGAAGGCCAAGGTGCGACTGGTGCAGGGCTCGCACATCGTGGTCAAGAAGCTCTACGACCACGACCGCGCCTACATGTTCCAGAACGCCGATGGCCGCATCATCTTCGTCATCCCCTACCAGGATGATTTTACGCTGATCGGCACCACCGACCGCGACTATGACGGCGATCCCTCCAAGGTGAAAGCGACGCCGGAGGAGATCCAGTATCTCTGCGCCGCCGCGAGCGAGTATCTCGCCAGGCCCGTGACGTCAGACGACGTCGTCTGGACCTATTCCGGCGTGCGACCGCTCTATGACGACGGCGCCAGCGAAGCCAAGGCCGCGACCCGCGACTATGTGTTCGAGCTCGACACGCCCGGCGGTTCGCCGCTGCTCTCGATCTATGGCGGCAAGATCACGACCTATCGCCGCCTCGCCGAAGAGGCGCTGGAGCGGCTCGCGCCCTATCTTCGCAGCGCGAAAGCGCGCGAAGGCTGGACCGGAAAATGGCCGCTGCCCGGCGGTGACATGGATGTCTCCGCCGTCGATGGCCTGATCGCCGAGCTCCAGCGCGGCTATCCGTTCCTGAGCCATGAGCATGCGCGTCGTCTCGCGCGCGCCTATGGCACCCGCGCCATCAAGCTGCTCGGCGACGCCAAATCGGCGGTCGATCTCGGCCAGGCCTTTGGCGCGACTCTGACCGAACGTGAGGTTCGCTACCTGATGACCAACGAATGGGCGGTCACCGCCGAAGATATCGTCTGGCGCCGCTCCAAGCTCGGTCTGCGGTTGTCTGCCGACGAAGTTGCCGCACTGGACGACTGGATCAGGACCCATTTTGTATCGCAAAGTCCTCTGCTGGAAGCAGGAGGACGCTCATGA
- a CDS encoding type II toxin-antitoxin system prevent-host-death family antitoxin, producing the protein MVTTLTSREFNQDTSGAKKAASQGPVFITDRGRPAHVLLTIEDYLRLSGGHMSLAEALAQTSADFDFNPPRVDGGIFKPADLD; encoded by the coding sequence ATGGTGACCACCCTCACCAGCCGGGAATTCAATCAGGACACCAGCGGCGCTAAGAAGGCGGCATCGCAAGGGCCCGTCTTCATTACGGATCGCGGCCGCCCGGCCCATGTTCTCCTGACGATCGAAGACTATTTGCGTCTGAGCGGCGGACACATGAGCCTTGCCGAGGCTCTGGCGCAGACGAGTGCGGACTTTGACTTCAATCCGCCTCGCGTGGATGGCGGAATCTTCAAGCCCGCCGATCTCGACTGA
- a CDS encoding type II toxin-antitoxin system VapC family toxin — translation MFLLDTNVISELRRPDKADRNVIAWANAVPAANFFMSAISILEIELGARLIERKDAAQGAVLRAWIDDQILVRFEGRILTIDTAVAQRCAQLHVHNPRAERDALIAATALVHGLTVVTRNVGDFEPTGVQLLNPWDGA, via the coding sequence ATGTTTCTGCTGGATACCAACGTCATCTCCGAGTTGAGGCGACCGGACAAAGCCGATCGCAACGTCATCGCTTGGGCCAATGCAGTTCCGGCAGCGAATTTTTTCATGTCCGCCATCTCGATTCTCGAAATCGAACTTGGCGCGCGCCTGATCGAGCGTAAGGATGCTGCACAAGGCGCAGTCCTGCGCGCCTGGATAGACGATCAAATTCTGGTTCGATTCGAAGGGCGAATCCTGACCATTGATACGGCTGTAGCACAGCGCTGTGCGCAACTTCACGTTCACAACCCGCGGGCTGAACGTGACGCTCTCATCGCGGCGACCGCGCTTGTTCACGGTTTGACGGTCGTCACGCGCAATGTGGGAGATTTCGAACCCACGGGCGTGCAGTTGCTCAACCCGTGGGACGGCGCCTGA
- a CDS encoding DeoR/GlpR family DNA-binding transcription regulator, with amino-acid sequence MTGLTHRQAEILNIARASGRVMVEELARRFEVSAQTIRKDLNDLCERRSLTRIHGGAIIASGVENLAYEARRFVAADEKKAIGAAAASLIPNGCSLFINIGTTTEEVASALTSHEDLLVITNNLNVAMLLYRHPRIEVVVAGGTVRRADGAVVGSTATQLIGQFKVDYAIIGASAIDEEGALLDFDYREVQVAQAIIANARSVMLVADSTKLRRSAPVRIAHMTQIQTFVTDQELPERLATICHSKGIEVVEAMPKGADVDETQADTQDAAPEAAPVVRLR; translated from the coding sequence GTGACCGGATTGACCCATCGCCAAGCCGAGATTCTCAACATCGCCCGCGCCTCGGGCCGCGTCATGGTCGAGGAGCTGGCGCGCCGGTTCGAAGTTTCGGCCCAGACCATCCGCAAGGATCTCAACGATCTCTGCGAACGCCGGTCGCTCACCCGCATCCACGGCGGCGCCATCATCGCCTCCGGCGTGGAAAACCTCGCCTATGAGGCGCGCCGCTTCGTTGCCGCCGACGAGAAGAAGGCGATTGGCGCCGCCGCCGCCTCGCTGATCCCGAACGGCTGCTCGCTCTTCATCAACATCGGCACCACGACCGAGGAGGTGGCGAGCGCGCTGACCTCGCACGAGGATTTGCTGGTCATCACCAACAATCTCAATGTCGCCATGCTGCTCTACCGCCATCCCCGCATCGAGGTGGTGGTGGCCGGCGGCACGGTGCGGCGCGCCGACGGCGCCGTGGTCGGCTCGACCGCGACGCAGCTGATCGGCCAGTTCAAGGTCGACTACGCCATCATCGGCGCCTCCGCGATCGACGAGGAGGGCGCGCTGCTGGACTTCGACTATCGCGAAGTGCAGGTGGCGCAGGCCATCATCGCCAATGCCCGCAGCGTCATGCTGGTCGCCGATTCCACAAAACTTCGCCGCAGCGCGCCGGTCCGCATCGCGCACATGACCCAGATCCAGACCTTCGTGACCGACCAGGAGCTGCCCGAGCGCCTCGCCACCATCTGCCACAGCAAGGGCATCGAAGTGGTGGAGGCGATGCCGAAGGGCGCTGACGTCGACGAGACCCAGGCCGATACGCAGGATGCGGCACCTGAGGCCGCGCCGGTGGTACGGCTGCGCTAA
- a CDS encoding HAD family hydrolase: MIQGPGRALLFDIDGTLANTDPLHLKAFNQVLGPHGHVFDHARFSRELQGFANVSIGERFLPDETLERRAEILGEKEEVFRTLVAGQIEPLPGLIALLDRADVAGIPMVAVTNAPRLNAELLLAGLGITQRFKALVIGDELPHGKPHPLPYQEGLRFVGASAAASIAFEDSRSGVESATAAGIPTIGIRTSLSDADLVGSGAVASASAFDDPELIARLARAMNW; this comes from the coding sequence ATGATCCAGGGACCGGGCAGGGCATTGCTGTTCGACATCGACGGCACGCTCGCCAACACCGACCCGCTCCACCTCAAGGCGTTCAACCAGGTGCTCGGTCCTCACGGTCACGTCTTCGATCACGCTCGTTTCTCCAGGGAGCTGCAAGGTTTTGCCAATGTGTCGATCGGTGAGCGCTTTCTGCCCGACGAGACGCTGGAGCGCCGCGCCGAGATTCTTGGGGAGAAGGAAGAAGTGTTCCGGACGCTGGTCGCGGGGCAGATCGAACCGCTCCCGGGCCTGATCGCGCTGCTCGACCGCGCCGATGTTGCCGGAATTCCCATGGTCGCGGTCACCAACGCGCCGCGCCTCAACGCAGAGCTGTTGCTTGCCGGTCTCGGCATCACGCAGCGCTTCAAGGCGCTCGTGATCGGCGACGAACTGCCCCACGGCAAGCCGCATCCGCTGCCCTATCAGGAAGGGTTGCGCTTCGTCGGTGCCAGCGCGGCAGCCTCGATCGCGTTCGAGGATTCCCGCTCCGGCGTGGAGTCGGCCACCGCCGCCGGTATCCCGACCATCGGCATCCGGACCAGCCTCAGCGATGCTGACCTTGTCGGATCCGGCGCCGTCGCCTCCGCCAGCGCCTTCGACGATCCCGAGCTGATCGCGCGGCTCGCGCGCGCCATGAACTGGTAG
- a CDS encoding nuclear transport factor 2 family protein produces MTLNRDHAAAVDHEAVAQKVEAFRLAQIAADPKALSALCADDLSYSHSNGFLEDKAAFVANATDGKTKFLSITYKDPTIKIVGPAAIVRFHWLAEMMTGGQKVANSLHILMNWQKQGDAWKLLSRSATKL; encoded by the coding sequence ATGACACTCAATCGCGATCACGCTGCCGCGGTCGACCACGAGGCGGTGGCGCAAAAAGTCGAGGCCTTTCGCCTCGCCCAGATCGCGGCCGATCCAAAGGCGCTCAGCGCGCTGTGCGCGGACGATCTGAGCTACAGCCATTCCAACGGCTTCCTCGAGGACAAGGCAGCCTTCGTCGCCAATGCCACCGACGGCAAGACGAAGTTCCTGTCGATCACATACAAGGATCCGACCATCAAGATCGTCGGCCCCGCCGCGATCGTGCGCTTCCACTGGCTGGCCGAGATGATGACCGGGGGACAGAAAGTCGCAAACAGCCTTCACATCCTGATGAACTGGCAGAAGCAGGGCGACGCGTGGAAGCTGCTGTCGCGGTCCGCGACGAAGTTGTGA
- a CDS encoding acyl-CoA thioesterase, whose amino-acid sequence MTGKSDTEPSGDLCIRTLAMPADTNANGDIFGGWLLSQMDVGGGVFASKVAKSRTVTVAIDAMNFRKAVYVGDLVSVYATLVRVGRTSMTVHLEAWALRRRELQPILVTDGNFTYVSIDDNGHPQVIQRNDPPIAT is encoded by the coding sequence ATGACTGGAAAGTCCGACACCGAGCCGAGCGGCGATCTCTGCATTCGCACGCTGGCGATGCCCGCCGACACCAATGCCAATGGCGACATCTTCGGCGGTTGGCTGCTCAGCCAGATGGATGTCGGCGGCGGCGTATTCGCCTCGAAGGTCGCGAAGTCGCGCACCGTCACGGTTGCGATCGATGCGATGAATTTTCGAAAAGCTGTTTATGTCGGCGATCTCGTCTCCGTCTACGCCACTCTCGTGCGGGTAGGACGCACCTCGATGACCGTCCATCTCGAAGCCTGGGCGCTGCGGCGGCGAGAGCTGCAGCCGATCCTCGTGACCGACGGCAATTTCACCTATGTCTCGATCGACGATAACGGCCATCCACAAGTGATCCAGCGCAACGATCCGCCGATCGCGACGTAG
- a CDS encoding 3-hydroxyacyl-CoA dehydrogenase NAD-binding domain-containing protein: MDSKIMTALGDRVLSLGPPPAADGPYKNFKLTRDADGVAWLLFDRAGASANTLSADVMEEFDAALAAIETERPAGLVIRSAKPSGFIAGADVNEFRGASDPEMVETRIRAAHAVVDHLEALKLPTVAVIHGFCIGGGLEVALACQSRIAVDGARFGFPEVMLGLHPGLGGTARFTALVNPTQSMALMLTGRTIDARRAKSLGLVDSVTQERHVRAAVKDVLFGRMKRAKPGLLTRAANLGPVRGLLAKRMRVEAAKAAPREHYPAPYALIDLWETHGGSKAAMLKAEQASFARLMVTPTAQNLIRVFFLREQMKKTAGSGNTIKHVHVIGAGAMGGDIAAWVAGQGLRVSLADMKAEPIAGAVKRAAELYGKIIRKPTEVRDALDRLIPDMDGEGVRNADLIIEAVPEKLELKQKVYAGLEPRMKPGAILATNTSSIPLQDLRTTLARPERLVGLHFFNPVSRLQLVEVVSHVGNDAQVLKEALAFVGAIDRLPLSVKSSPGFLVNRALTPYMLEAMVMLDEKTDQRLIDAAAEQFGMPMGPIELADQVGLDICLDVGDMLRAKFGDLLPPTPAWLRDKVAKGELGRKSGKGFYTWKDGKAEKAPLPQTGPRVTDQMIDRLVLPMSNVCVAALREGIVDDGDAVDGAMIFGTGYAPFRGGPLNYARTRGVGNIVSTLRALAERFGERFAPDPGWDNFK; encoded by the coding sequence ATGGATTCCAAGATCATGACCGCGCTCGGCGATCGCGTGCTCTCGCTCGGGCCCCCGCCTGCAGCAGATGGTCCCTACAAGAACTTCAAGCTGACGCGCGATGCCGACGGCGTCGCCTGGCTGTTGTTCGACCGTGCTGGCGCCAGCGCGAACACGCTCTCCGCCGACGTGATGGAGGAGTTCGACGCCGCGCTCGCCGCGATCGAGACCGAGCGTCCCGCCGGCCTCGTGATCCGCTCGGCAAAGCCGTCCGGTTTCATTGCCGGCGCCGACGTCAACGAATTCCGCGGTGCGTCTGATCCCGAGATGGTCGAAACGCGCATCCGAGCCGCGCATGCGGTGGTCGATCATCTGGAAGCGCTCAAGCTGCCGACGGTCGCGGTCATTCACGGTTTCTGCATCGGTGGCGGGCTCGAGGTCGCGCTCGCCTGCCAGTCGCGCATCGCGGTCGACGGTGCGCGCTTCGGCTTCCCCGAGGTCATGCTCGGCCTGCATCCCGGCCTCGGCGGCACCGCGCGTTTCACGGCGCTGGTCAATCCGACCCAGTCGATGGCGCTGATGCTGACCGGCCGCACCATCGATGCGCGCCGTGCCAAATCGCTCGGCCTCGTCGACAGCGTGACGCAGGAGCGCCACGTGAGGGCTGCCGTGAAGGATGTGCTGTTCGGCCGCATGAAGCGGGCCAAGCCGGGCCTGCTCACCCGCGCAGCCAATCTCGGCCCGGTGCGCGGGCTGCTTGCCAAGCGCATGCGCGTGGAGGCGGCGAAGGCCGCGCCGCGCGAGCATTATCCCGCGCCTTATGCGCTGATCGATCTGTGGGAGACGCATGGCGGCAGCAAGGCCGCCATGCTGAAGGCGGAACAGGCGTCCTTCGCCAGGCTGATGGTGACGCCGACCGCGCAGAATCTGATCCGCGTGTTCTTCCTGCGCGAGCAGATGAAGAAGACCGCAGGCTCGGGCAACACGATCAAGCACGTCCATGTCATCGGCGCCGGCGCCATGGGTGGCGACATCGCGGCTTGGGTAGCCGGGCAGGGGCTGCGGGTCTCGCTCGCCGACATGAAGGCCGAGCCGATCGCGGGCGCCGTGAAGCGCGCCGCAGAGCTCTACGGCAAGATCATCCGCAAGCCGACCGAGGTCCGCGACGCGCTCGATCGGCTGATCCCCGATATGGACGGCGAGGGCGTCCGCAACGCCGACCTCATCATCGAGGCGGTACCGGAAAAGCTCGAGCTCAAGCAGAAGGTGTATGCCGGCCTAGAGCCCCGGATGAAGCCGGGCGCGATCCTTGCCACCAATACATCGAGCATCCCGCTTCAGGATTTGCGCACCACGCTGGCGCGGCCGGAGCGGCTGGTCGGGCTGCACTTTTTCAATCCGGTGTCGCGGCTGCAACTGGTCGAGGTCGTCAGCCACGTTGGCAATGACGCGCAGGTGCTGAAAGAAGCTCTTGCCTTCGTCGGTGCCATTGACCGCCTGCCCTTGTCGGTGAAGAGCTCGCCGGGCTTCCTCGTCAACCGCGCGCTGACACCCTACATGCTCGAAGCCATGGTGATGCTGGACGAGAAGACCGATCAACGCCTGATCGACGCCGCGGCCGAGCAGTTCGGCATGCCGATGGGGCCGATCGAGCTTGCTGACCAGGTAGGGCTCGATATCTGCCTCGACGTCGGCGACATGCTGCGCGCCAAGTTCGGCGATCTGCTGCCGCCGACGCCGGCCTGGCTGCGCGACAAGGTCGCCAAGGGCGAGCTCGGCCGAAAGTCCGGCAAGGGCTTTTACACCTGGAAGGACGGCAAAGCGGAGAAGGCGCCATTGCCCCAGACCGGTCCACGCGTCACCGACCAGATGATCGACCGCCTGGTGCTGCCGATGTCCAATGTCTGTGTCGCCGCCCTGCGCGAAGGCATCGTCGACGATGGCGATGCGGTCGACGGTGCGATGATCTTCGGCACGGGTTATGCCCCGTTCCGCGGCGGTCCCCTGAACTATGCGCGCACGCGCGGCGTGGGAAATATTGTATCCACCTTGCGTGCATTGGCCGAACGATTCGGCGAGCGCTTCGCGCCCGACCCGGGCTGGGACAATTTCAAGTGA